The nucleotide sequence TGACGCTCTATAAACTGCCTCATGGTGATCTGGCGGCATCATCGTGGCTTCCGCTGGGCCCGATCGGCACAGGGTCCTTGGGATTATTGCTGCTTGGCAACGCGGCTCCTGCTGCATTTGCCGGTTCTGCGCTCGCCCCGGTCGCGGTTGTTGCGCGAGACGCAGGTTTGCTCGGCGGTTTGCTTCTTTGGGGCGCGGGGCTGTGGTGGCTTGTAATCGCCGTGATAATGACTGTTCGTTATTTCCTTGAAGGCATAACTTTCAATATGGGGTGGTGGGGATTCACGTTCCCGATCGGCGTTTACGCCGGGTCGACATTCGCGTTGTACGGATCAACACAGTTCGTTGTGTTTGCGGCGTTTGGCACCGTTTTGACCTGTGCGCTGGGCGGATTTTGGCTACTGGTTGTTCTCCATACCGTCAAGGGGATATGGCAAGGGAACCTGTTTCACGCTCCCTGTCTCGTTAAGCGTGGCGACTGAGGCTGTTGGAAGCAGACACCCAAGCATCGTCGCTGGCTGAGAGGAACGATGCGAAGGTGCCAAATCGAAGGACTGTTGCAGTCGCTAGAGCGGACCATGTTATCGGTTGCACATGAAAGGCAGGAACGGGTCGATACGACCCATTCGGTCCCCGGAGAACCGCATCGAACACCGGCGCACTGACCTAGAAGCTGCCGACTGCGCGCGTACCCCGGAATGTTCGCCCGAACCTTGACATAACAGCCCGTGCGTCACGGTTGTATCGCCAGGCGGCTCCCCCGTCGCCCGACCACCGGGCGCGCCGCAACCGGTGAGCTGAATCGGGAGCCAGCGGCCCTGATGACCTTGCACCAGCCGCGGGTCGAGTGGCTGACCCACGCCGGGCTTTGCGCGGCCGTGGCCTGCGGTCGCGACATCTCAGGAAAATAAGACGGAGCGCCCCTGGTTGTCGGCGGTGAATTTTACGTGGTACAAGAAAAGCCTCACGCTCAGCTGAACGTGACAACAGCGTAAAACTTTTTGGAAAATTCAGGAAAATGGCGACAGGTATTGTGAAGTGGTTCAATGATGCAAAGGGCTTTGGCTTCATTACGCCGGATGGCGGCGGCGAAGATCTGTTCGCGCATTTCTCTGAAATCCAGGGAAACGGCTTCAAGTCCCTTCAGGAAAACCAGAAGGTCAGTTTCGAAGTGAAGCAGGGCCCCAAGGGCAAGCAGGCCGCGAACATCACGCCGCAGTAACAAACCATCAACCCGCTTGTCCGGGATCATCGGCCAGCCTTCGCTGGCCGATCGTCTTTCCGCGCACCGTCGCTTCGCGATCACGCGCCCGGCGCGCGTTTTCGCTACTGGTCGACTGGCACGCGGTCGTGGTCTATGGCTCTTGGTGGCCTGTGCCAGCCTCGGCGACGCGACCTGCCTCAAGAGTAGTCGACCTGACACCGGCTAGTGCGCATCCCTGCTAGTTCGTCCCGAACGCGCAGATGCTCCGGATGCGTCGCGTATGCCTCCAACGCGTCGTGGTCGCCAAACTCGGAATAGAGCACGACATCGCATGCATAGTCGATACGGCTAATGTCAATGCCGATCTCGAGCCGGATCATTCCAGGAATTTTTCCGTTAAGGCCTTCGAACGCCTTTTTGACGAGGTTAGCCACGTCGGCCTTCTCTGCCGCCGACTGCCCGCGAAGGTTCCACATTACGATATGCTTGATCACATCTGCACCTATGGTTTGAACTAGAAGCGTGTCGAAACACCGACGCGAGCGAGCACCTGTGAACCGGTCGTCGACGCGCTGCCCGGCTGGTTCAGCGCGTTGATCCACGCCTGTGTGACCGGTCCGTCTCCGCTCGCGTGCTGATAAATGCCCTCTGCGTAGAGGAAGGTACGCTTCGACAGGTGATACTGGACCACCCCGCTGAGCTGATGTGCCCGATTGTTATCCAGCACCTCGTTGCCCTGCATGAACGAATAGTCCAGACCCGCCGTCCAGACTGCGGTGATATTCCACTGCACACCGGTCTTGTAGACGTCAATCTTTGCGCCGCTCGCTGTATTCGCGGTGTTCGTGTAAAGCAGCATCGCGAGCACGGGCCCGAACTGGTAGTGTCCGCCAAATCCAAAATTGCGGATGCTCCCATTGAGCCCCTCATACAGGCCCGAGTACCTGACGTTGACGAACGCTGCGCCCAGTCCAAGCGGGCCGTTGGCATAGTCAATTCCGAAGCTCATCGTCGAGTTCGCGGTAAAGTCACCCGCGACTCCGCCGAATCCGTACAGCGCACCGATGTGAATCCCGTATATATCAGGACTACGATATTTAACCGAGTTGGCGACACGGGTTGCGCCGCCCATCCGGTCGAAATCGAACGACCCCGTTGGATTGTCCGGCACGCCAAGCGACGTGAATGGTCCCTGCCGGAAGTCATAAATGCCACCAGCGAGAAACGCACCGTCGAACAAGCCGAGCGTCAGCGTCTCAAACATGAAGTCGTACTGGTTTCCTAATGTCAGCGTGCCGAGCCGGTCATTCGACAATCCAACGTAGGCCGTGCGATTAAACAGCGCGCCTGCACCGGGAATCATGGCGCCGCTGGCGAGGTCAAACTGCGAGGTCAGCTCGAAAAGCGCACGGCTGCCGCCACCCAGTTCCTCCGTGCCTTTCAACGTCAGCAGGTTCGGCGCGAAGATGCCGGTATCGAGGAATGTCTTCGACCCGCCTTGCTGATTGTTCACGTACGTCACACCTGCGTCGAGCAGGCCAAAGATCGTCACGCTGCCCTGCGCGGATGCTGCCGTGGACATGGTCAGCGCAATAAGGCCTGCGCACAGTGAAATCCTGCTGTGCTTCATCTCTATGGTCTCCTGTGCCGCGCGGTTGCGCCGGCCTGTGCCAGCACAACTGCGTCAGCGTTCGTGCCGTTCTTTTAAGGCTGATGCGTCATTCAGCAATTCCAGAGCCGAGCGGCACGGGCGCGCGCCGCGAAGTGCGAACCGGGGCGGTTTCCTTCAGCGAGAGCGCGACCACGAACCCAACCACGAGTGCGACCAGTGCGAAATGCATCGTGTGCGCGATTCCGTAGTGCTTGGCTACATACCCCGCGAGAGCCGGCGCGACACCACCGCCAAAGACCTCACCGACACCGATTACGAGACCGGATGCTGTCGTCATCAACCGGGCCGGCACCGACTCGGCGCTGATCGGACCGACTGTCAGCGTGATCAACGCAAAGACAAAGAACAACGTCATGAAGAGCCATGCGAACAGCTTCGGCGGATTGGTATCGCATTGCATCAGCAGCGCGAGGAACACCAGTGCACCCGCCACGGAGAGGATCATCACCGGCTTGCGGCCGAGGCGGTCAGAGAGCGACGGCATCACCAGCGCACCCAGCGCGCCACCGAAACCAATTGCCGAGAGGACAAAACCCATCTGCTCGATGTCCAGATGCAGCGACTCGGTGAGGTAGCTCGGCAGAAACGCTGGGAGGATCACGAGGTTCGTCACCCAGCAGAACATGCCGATGATGTTGAGCGGAATGTTCCGGTATCGGAATACGTCCGACCACCTGTGCCGTGCGGCGTCGTGAGTCTGTGTGTGGCGTGCCGCTGTCTTCGCATCGCTGTTTCGCAGGCATCGGTAAAGCAGGTACGCAACGACGAGACCCGGCACGGCCGCGAGTGCAAAGATCCAGTGCCACGGCACGACCTTCAGCAACTGCGTGACGAGAATCGGCGCGACGCCCAAGCCGAGCAACGGCATCATCGTTTGTTGAAGTCCGACGTTGAAGCCGTGCCGCGACGGTTTGGACGCATCGATCGTCGCGATAATACTCACCGGCGTATAGGCGCCCTCGGAGAACCCCATCAGCACGCGGATCAGGATCAATGTGCCGAGGCCCGCCGCAAAACCGCTCGCGCTGCACAGCACCGAAAACACCAGCATCGCCGGAATGATCACCTTCCGATGTCCAATGCGATCCGAAAGGCTGCCCATGAAAATCGACGCAAAGCCCCACGCAACTGCCAGGGCGCCGGCAATATAGCCGAGGTCCTGATAGTCGAAATGGCGTTCGTGCATCATGATCGGAAAGAGCGGCATGATCATGAAGCGATCAATACCCACCAGGCCGAACCCGATTGACAACAGCGCAACCGCCTTCCACTCATAGGCCGTATCCCAGGCCTCACCAGACTTCGTCATGTTTCGTCTCCTTGGATATGTCTGCAATTGGGTCGAACTGATCTGCTCGATTTATTTTGCATTGCTTATTAATATGCGCACTCTTCTGTCGGCTTTTCTCGTTCGATCTGGACCTGCCGACGCCGGGGGCGACGGGCCCGTGATCCACCTTAGCCGCCGGACAGCTCTGTCAAGCGGCGCACAGCGCACAGCAACGTCACGCTCCAGCGGTTCCGCTGCTGCCAATGGGGGCCAGCACGAAGTCAAACGGGGAACGCCAGACCGTGCTGCCATCGCTGACGCGTTCGAACGGCGCCACCAGCGTCTCCTTGACGCCGAAGACAGCATCGGAGTTGAGGTACGCGTCGTCGCCCGCGAACGTGTGCGTCACGATCCTCTCAAAGCCGGGCGCAGTCACGATGAAATGCATGTGCGCGGGCCGGTACGGATGCCGCCCGAGCGCGGCGAGCATCTTGCCCACCGGTCCGTCGTCTGGAATCGGGTACGACACAGGCTTGATGCCGATAAAGCGGTAATGCCCATC is from Paraburkholderia flagellata and encodes:
- a CDS encoding porin — protein: MKHSRISLCAGLIALTMSTAASAQGSVTIFGLLDAGVTYVNNQQGGSKTFLDTGIFAPNLLTLKGTEELGGGSRALFELTSQFDLASGAMIPGAGALFNRTAYVGLSNDRLGTLTLGNQYDFMFETLTLGLFDGAFLAGGIYDFRQGPFTSLGVPDNPTGSFDFDRMGGATRVANSVKYRSPDIYGIHIGALYGFGGVAGDFTANSTMSFGIDYANGPLGLGAAFVNVRYSGLYEGLNGSIRNFGFGGHYQFGPVLAMLLYTNTANTASGAKIDVYKTGVQWNITAVWTAGLDYSFMQGNEVLDNNRAHQLSGVVQYHLSKRTFLYAEGIYQHASGDGPVTQAWINALNQPGSASTTGSQVLARVGVSTRF
- a CDS encoding cold-shock protein; the encoded protein is MATGIVKWFNDAKGFGFITPDGGGEDLFAHFSEIQGNGFKSLQENQKVSFEVKQGPKGKQAANITPQ
- a CDS encoding MFS transporter, with translation MTKSGEAWDTAYEWKAVALLSIGFGLVGIDRFMIMPLFPIMMHERHFDYQDLGYIAGALAVAWGFASIFMGSLSDRIGHRKVIIPAMLVFSVLCSASGFAAGLGTLILIRVLMGFSEGAYTPVSIIATIDASKPSRHGFNVGLQQTMMPLLGLGVAPILVTQLLKVVPWHWIFALAAVPGLVVAYLLYRCLRNSDAKTAARHTQTHDAARHRWSDVFRYRNIPLNIIGMFCWVTNLVILPAFLPSYLTESLHLDIEQMGFVLSAIGFGGALGALVMPSLSDRLGRKPVMILSVAGALVFLALLMQCDTNPPKLFAWLFMTLFFVFALITLTVGPISAESVPARLMTTASGLVIGVGEVFGGGVAPALAGYVAKHYGIAHTMHFALVALVVGFVVALSLKETAPVRTSRRAPVPLGSGIAE
- a CDS encoding Dabb family protein, which encodes MIKHIVMWNLRGQSAAEKADVANLVKKAFEGLNGKIPGMIRLEIGIDISRIDYACDVVLYSEFGDHDALEAYATHPEHLRVRDELAGMRTSRCQVDYS